A region of the Mangifera indica cultivar Alphonso chromosome 10, CATAS_Mindica_2.1, whole genome shotgun sequence genome:
CAAAAGAAATAGCAgatgagaaaattttgaaaaacatgatGCATGAATTACTTAGATGCCTTTCTCTTCTGCATGAAGTAGATCATGCTATGTCAGAACTGAGCTCAATGGACTAAGCCCAACTATTCTCTCAATCATTAGGGAAGTTCAGAAAATATGTCAAAACAATTTTAAGACGAATGACTGAATATTGACTTTCATCATTAACTGCTGATGACCAACTTATGTAGAGTATTTGATGAGCttgtcataaattttttttataaattaaggtTGGCAATATGCTGAGAAATAAGACTTGACATGCTGTTGGGTTATCCCACATTGGTTGGGAAAAAGAATAGGTGTCAGTATCTAAGAGTGAGAGAAAATCTCATATTTTGAGCTAGCTTTTAAGATAGAAGAGATGTTATAGCAACTAATAGAGATATCAGAGCTTAGTTGCAACAACTCCAACCAATCACTTGTAGCTTCTTCAGTTGGCTAGTTGTGAGGAATGTCGAACCCATAATCAATGTGTGAGGGAAAGGTTATTCGGTTGTCTCATATTAGTTTGGAAAAGGTCTAGGTGTTGGTATATATGTGTGAGGAGTCCAATAGCACCTAACACATGAAATGTGTAGTACATTAACTTTTATTGGTTCAGaagttttctctttctttcatctcCCATATCCCCAACTTGTTGTAtgtttttctagttttttttttttgtataatttgttctCCTTTTCCTCACTAGTATTAGTATTTGGATTCATATAGGGGTGCAGGATTTATTGATATGGAAACGGATACAAATCCTATAGACCGATCCATAGCACACTTGCTGTTTCACAGGCCCTCAGACTCAACAGTAATGCATGCCGCCAAAGATGCGTTTTCATTTAAGTCTCAAGCCTTGGTAAGCTTTTGCACATTTGATTTAGGTATCTCAGTAGAGTTAGATTATGTGCACtaacaatgaaaataatttgtatactaatggtgatttgttattatacaattaggtgtttctttatttctaatttaaaatcactcaatcatataataacatattttcgTTGGtgcacaaattattttttattattagtgcaCACTGTTTTATTGTTCGCGACAATGACATGCCTTGTATTGTTAGGCTTATTCAGTTAATTCAATATGACAGATTAATGGATCTATCACCAGTCCACCACTGAATGGTGAGAAACAGGATTGCTCGGAAGAAACTACCAACTATGCAGGTAAAAATTTGCTGACAACTGATAACAAGTGACAAGGAGTTGTTACTTGAGCAGCACGGTTATtgtaaaatatatctatttcgGAACACTAAATAGATCATTTATAACAGCAGCTCAACATAGGTGCCTGCCAGGTTTTATCTATGTTTTAAAGCTCATGTCTTAGGTATGTTGATGCATAATGATAACTGTTACCATGACAGAAAGTGTCTGCATGTTTGTCACGGATGACAATGCTggtttttcatatttctttgtgCGAATTGATTGCATCAACCGTGAGAATTGAAGATTTCATCTAGTCACAAGCTGTTGTGTTTGTGTAGATATgtatttttgttctattatGTCAGGTAGGGGTGGATGATTGAATAAGGTTTAGCTCGTCGGCTTCAGATTGATGCCTTGTTGGCCTTGTCATAACTCGccaatgatttttttcttcttctttgacaaTACCAACATAGCATAAGTGTGAGTGAGAATGAGAACAAATTGATAGGATTAAGTGATACTGTAATGCTTCGCCGAGACTTAACCTCAACTGGGGGCCATATACTGAAGTACATGGCACTGCAGTCACCGATTAAACTCTCAGCTATTCATATGCCAGAATGGATCAGAGCAGTGAAGACAAAGTGATGGTGAAAGTGGAAAATAAGTGTTAATACACGGTGACAGCGGAAAATAACTCAGGGTTTTCACAAGCCGATACACAACCGGTGGTAGGGCCACTCTGAGGGATGTATTGATTTTTGGAAATATAGAAGATAGGGTTGGTTATGGAAGGTTGAATACACGAACAACACTTTCGTTTTTTCTGCAGTATCTATCAGTGCACAACCTACAAGGGAAATCTAGAACAAGTATGACCAAATCTGAAAACAGTATGCTCCATTCAAACTGATTGACAAAAACAAGCAAAGACATCAAGCtggaaaaataattgaagaatgATCAGTAGTCAAGATTTGTATATAAACTGGAGCTTCCGTTTccgttttctttttctctttcttcctcgTCCATTACCTTTAGGACTGGACCTGTGGCTTGGTTGAATTTAGGTTAGGATAGATTGGTAacaaagtcaaattcaaattggatTTCATTAGTCAATTAAGCTGAGTTCaataattgtcaaaataatattgtttttattatcataCATTACGACCATTATGAACTAGACAATTGCACACTCGAGCCAAATTAACAAGTCATGAATATGAGTTGAACCTTGAGCTTTGAATTCTTCCATTGTCAAGCTGAGTTTGATTCATTATTAGGTTCAACTCGTTTTTAGATATCTTCTTCCAAATGTTCCTATATATGAATGCGAatgttatattcaaaatatatataatgtgaaagaaaaaaatccagAGACTTGGTAATtcttgaaaataaacaaataaagaataagtaaattgatataataaaaattggcAGAGAACATTAAACATCTAGGATTACCAGCAGGCAAGTCTTGCTTTGTGCGACTCCGCCTACTTTGATTGTAAGGATTTGAAGAATTGGAAACTGGTACGACGACGTTTTTGTTCGTCAGAACATTTATGATAGTTGGATTGTGAGTTAATGTAATATggatttattaattattggCCAAAGGTCTATGTCCCCCCTAAGTTTAGGtgcattttttaagttatagatgtaagatttgaaaaatcaaaagtttcaCTTATCagttcaaaattttagttataattaagagtgaaatcgttatttaataaaaaaatttaaaaatttaaaattttattatgtttacccttcagtttgaaaatctaacaattctctctcacctaaagtttgaaaaatcaaaatttctcctCTAGGGTTTGCAAACTGTCACCAAAAACGGTTCTCTCTGACTGTGTTGGCTTTCCGTCCCCACTTAAATCTTCCCATCAATTACATCCTAGCTACGAGTGAAACCTATTTCCTTCCACGAAGATAAAATTGTCTTTGTCAGAGTGTCTTCGTCTTGGACAAAAAcgatttcatctttgtttgagacAAAAATGACTGTCAGAGGTCTCAGATGAAGATGACATGGTCATTTGAGAACTTCGACGGTCGTCTTCgtttgaaacaaaaacaatctaatgaaaacaattttgtctttttcagAGAAAATAGGGTTCACCAATGGTTGGGATGTGATCAATAGAGAGAGCCAAAGAGATCGGAGATGGTGAAGTTTGACATCTTTGATGACGATTTGTAAATCCTagggagaaattttgatttttcaaacttcaaataaggagaattgtgatatttttaaactgagaggggtaaaagtaataaaattttaatttttgttaaatgacgaTATTATCTTTAACCGTAACTGAGATTTTAAATGGATGTGTGagactttttgtttttcaaattttacatgtGTAACATTGGAAATGCATCTTAACTTATGCGGAAAAtcatcctttggcctttattattTAAGGAtgtttaaatagtttaatatatgttattttctttggtAAAGGGTCTTTAGGGATGTATAAATAATAGTTAGCTTAATTTTTTCACTCTACCCTTGACGAATTCCCATTTTCAGATGTGACCCGGTTGGCTAATTTTTAAGGCTAACTTCCAAATTGGCACAATTTTTAGTTAAACTCCAAGTAGCCCCTTTTATAATTACCCCCAATTGGTATCATGCTatttattcaaacaataatCTAGATAGCTAAGAAacttagagataaaattaatgaaatgtctTAAGATATTGAAAATGGTAACAAGCCAATAAAATGATTAATGAATTTTCAATCCTTGCCTTGCCTATGAGAAATAATATCAATCTccactaattatatatatatatatatatatatatatatatatatatatagaaaaacaaaattactcgGTTATTAATAAAACCATTATACAAGCCCAAATATCAAGGACTAAATGGAATTTTTGCTGGACTAAGGAGTCACTTAACCAAATTCTAGGGGGAAACTTGTGATTTACTACCCCTACCTGGAGAGGCCAAGAGCTGGCAGAAAGCATAAAATGGTGATGACACTGACAAAATGGCTTAGCGTTTAGAAACAAAGACCGCTCTTTCTTCTGTTCTGTGTACTATTAAGATAACCTATATAACCTATTCTTCCCTATTACTCTTTAACCTCTCTATTCCCAAACCCTGAAAGCCAAGCCTATGGCCATGGTTGGTGATGCTTTTCTTCTTCACCCAAACCCCGCCTCCACCATCACCTCCAGTTCCAATTCTTCAAACTCCAAGAAACCCaaagacaaaaagaagaagaagaagcgtGGCGGAACCAAGAAGAAGATGACTGCTGAGCAGACTCTTGCTTTTAAATCTATTACTGAATGGGTATATTTGGACCAATACCTCAACACTAATaattcttctgcttcttcttttGTTGTCGATGATTTTGGAGTTCCAAGAAGTCTTGGAAGAGGAGGGGAGAAAGTGGTGTTTGAATTGCATTCGCATTCCAAGTTTAGTGATGGGTTCTTGTCGCCTTCTAAGCTTGTTGAGAGAGCTCATGGCAATGGGGTCAGTGATTCATATTCCAGTTCTTatcttctttgttattttttaggggGTCGCTTTAGtgggttttgtttgttttgaatgGGAGACTGAAATGAGCAAGGCTTCTTTTCtcttgtatttttatttgaacaGTGTtcctttttagttttgtttatgTCAGAAtccttatttatatttatttattaagaagGATTCTATGATTTAGTTAAAAATGAACATGATTTTTCTGCTTGTTACTAATGAATTCttatgattttgcttttgtttgtCTGATTCTTTGAGTTCTCATTTGCGTATTACGTATTTGTTCTGGTTCATCAGTAGAGCTGTTGCTTGTGAACTTGAGTTTCTTGCGCTCTTTCTTGTTATTGTAACCAAAGTTTCTTTCATAGTTCAAGCTActgcaatattttaaaaagttagatCTAAGGAAATTCATTTATGCTTTTTTATGGCTTATATGTAAAGGCAAAACAATTGTTCTTATGCATTCCTTGATAACAGCTTGACTTTGTGTGCTGTATAATGAGAAAGATTTCAATAATACTTGAGGTGGAATGAAGATTTTGAGTCAGTGACGAGGTTCAACAATGAAACTAGGATGTTGCTGATGGATAGAGGACTCTTTAAATAGGATGACTTGATTTTTTGTGTAGGACCATTTTATATTAGAGTTTATGCATAACTACATATAGATATGCCTATTTTTTAAGAACTCCATCCAGAGAAGGAAAGTTGGTAAAGCAGAAAAAGTAGATCTTCCCCCAAGGAGATGCTGAAGAGAAGGATAATGATAGACAACAAAGAGACTATTagatatatttgttttatagCACATATATTTGTTTCTATCGTAGTTTTGTGCAGAAATATATGCTTCTTTCTATTTCATCTTCCTAATACGGTTTCTGTGATTGCTTGGTAAAGTTTATGCGAGCTTGTTGGTTATCAATGTTTTAACGGGCAATGTTTACTTCTGTCTCTATTAAGGTGAGAATGATTTCTTATGTTTCATCATAGATGAATGTTACTGGTTGCACAGCCAGTTGTAAGACAACCTATCGTGCATAGAGAAGAtgtagttttaatatatatctctCTAACTGCGTTTAgatcaaaatgattattttatatgaaacttGAGTATTTATAGCTTGCCTATGAGTGAGCGAATGTAATCTATAAATTACTTCAATTTTTCAACTGAAATGACcattttcaatgttttttcCCCCATTTTTGTGTACTTATAATTCTGTTCAACTGCGGTGTGGGTGCAACTTTCTAAGTATCTATGGGTTATTGATGGCTATCTTTCTCAAGTTTTTGTGTTTACTGCTCTGATTTCTTTAAGAAGATGggataagaaaatatttttgcagtttgtttctttttaccTTTGTAAGTAGGAATTTAATTAGTACAGTGTGTTCAGAACAGGTGAAAGTTCTAGCTCTGACAGATCATGACACACTGGCTGGTATACCTGAGGCCATTGAAGCAGCTCGCCGTTTTGGCATTAAGATAATCCCAGGCGTTGAAATCAGCACAATATTCTCTTCAAGGTTCTATTTATTTTCTGCAAAAAATCATCATCATGTACAGTTTCTTGCTATCATTAATTACAATGGGTTATATCACTCTGCGTTAAACCATCCACAATATGCACTGCTTTTTCTTGGCTCATCTCATGTCATCTCAAACTTCTTTTGTGGGGTGATCAGGAAAAATGTTGGGTGTTTATCagtaatgaaaatattattctGGTAACTATGTTTGTAAGTATTTTCATTTAGTTAAGCATATGCTTTAGCTTGTTTTAATTGTGATTTTGTTAATCAGGTGTTTAATATGCCCTCATGTTAGTAGGATCAATATTATAGCTAGATgacttttgttattttgtttgggGTTTCTGATACTGTCTATTCATTTATCCCTTAATCCTTTTATTTATCTGCCCTTTCTCTTTAAGTTTAcctcatttatttttcttctgattGTCTCCCCTTTCTTTCTTACTTCTTATACTACCAGTCTACCAGTTCATTAAGAGTATTTTGTTGTTTCCTTTCCATAACTTCTATATGCCACTGATGCTTCATCTATTGATAAAAAACCAGCAGCACCGAGTCGGAAGAGCCTGTTCACATCCTTGCTTATTACAGCAGCTGTGGGCCAGCAAGGTATGAAGAATTGGAAAGATTCCTTGCTACCATAAGGGATGGTCGTTATTCACGTGCAAAGGACATGGTCTTGAAACTAAATAAACTGAAGTTGCCGCTTAAGTGGGAGCATGTGGCCAAAATTGCTGGCAAAGGAGTTGCTCCAGGAAGGCTGCATGTCGCTCGAGCTATGGTTGAAGCAGGTTATGTAGAAAATCTGAAACAGGCTTTTGCTAGATATCTGTATGATGGCGGACCAGCATATTCCACGTAATGAAATATCGCTTACTGTTGAGAATTTCTTGATGATGGTTAATGCATATTTCAAATATGTGAGCATAATGACTTAAAAGCTTATGTTTTCCCTGAATTCAGAGGCAGTGAACCTCTTGCAGAGGAAGCAGTGCAACTGATAGTTAAAACAGGCGGGTTGGCAGTGCTGGC
Encoded here:
- the LOC123227303 gene encoding 3',5'-nucleoside bisphosphate phosphatase isoform X2, whose protein sequence is MAMVGDAFLLHPNPASTITSSSNSSNSKKPKDKKKKKKRGGTKKKMTAEQTLAFKSITEWVYLDQYLNTNNSSASSFVVDDFGVPRSLGRGGEKVVFELHSHSKFSDGFLSPSKLVERAHGNGVKVLALTDHDTLAGIPEAIEAARRFGIKIIPGVEISTIFSSSTESEEPVHILAYYSSCGPARYEELERFLATIRDGRYSRAKDMVLKLNKLKLPLKWEHVAKIAGKGVAPGRLHVARAMVEAGYVENLKQAFARYLYDGGPAYSTGSEPLAEEAVQLIVKTGGLAVLAHPWALKNPVAITRRLKDAGLHGMEVYRSDGRLAAYSDLADAHGLLKLGGSDYHGRGGHGESELGSVNLPVLILNDFLKIARPIWCAAIKDILKRYADEPSESNLSSIMRFVRARIFKGSHPLSCGKDLIDQCLSLWLTKEERQNTEFEAMKLKLSHVSINQGGINVPIETK
- the LOC123227303 gene encoding 3',5'-nucleoside bisphosphate phosphatase isoform X1, which gives rise to MAMVGDAFLLHPNPASTITSSSNSSNSKKPKDKKKKKKRGGTKKKMTAEQTLAFKSITEWVYLDQYLNTNNSSASSFVVDDFGVPRSLGRGGEKVVFELHSHSKFSDGFLSPSKLVERAHGNGVKVLALTDHDTLAGIPEAIEAARRFGIKIIPGVEISTIFSSSSTESEEPVHILAYYSSCGPARYEELERFLATIRDGRYSRAKDMVLKLNKLKLPLKWEHVAKIAGKGVAPGRLHVARAMVEAGYVENLKQAFARYLYDGGPAYSTGSEPLAEEAVQLIVKTGGLAVLAHPWALKNPVAITRRLKDAGLHGMEVYRSDGRLAAYSDLADAHGLLKLGGSDYHGRGGHGESELGSVNLPVLILNDFLKIARPIWCAAIKDILKRYADEPSESNLSSIMRFVRARIFKGSHPLSCGKDLIDQCLSLWLTKEERQNTEFEAMKLKLSHVSINQGGINVPIETK